In Hydrogenothermus marinus, a single window of DNA contains:
- the ccsA gene encoding cytochrome c biogenesis protein CcsA: protein MKAILLFILISYFASSIGFWVYIYTKKKVSLKIGFAFFGIAFLLQIIYTGISDYLYKGFALASPKHLPLLLALIIGSIFYGFSFKYKQLKELGSIFAPINAFLIALVLPNTEKIEQIHNNLWFYLHIIFSVLAYAFIIVATISAIIYILTERSLKKKNLNSFFVSKFSSSLFTLQDIEYKTNVLAFIFLSLSLIASFVWSSVYLGKHWLWDQKQIALFILWIFYGILLHFRIIKHKTGKKASYLTLIGSFIAVIVFWFIKHPAY from the coding sequence ATGAAGGCAATACTGCTTTTTATACTTATTTCTTATTTTGCTTCTTCAATTGGATTTTGGGTATATATATATACAAAAAAGAAAGTTAGCTTAAAAATTGGGTTTGCTTTTTTTGGGATAGCTTTTTTACTTCAGATAATTTATACAGGGATTTCTGACTATTTATATAAAGGTTTTGCTTTAGCATCTCCAAAGCATTTACCTCTTTTACTTGCTTTAATTATAGGATCTATTTTTTATGGATTTTCTTTTAAATATAAACAGCTAAAAGAACTTGGATCTATTTTTGCACCTATAAATGCTTTTTTAATAGCTTTAGTTTTACCTAATACTGAAAAAATAGAGCAAATACATAATAATTTATGGTTTTATTTACATATTATCTTTTCTGTACTTGCTTATGCATTTATTATAGTAGCAACTATATCTGCGATTATATATATTCTTACAGAAAGAAGTTTGAAAAAGAAAAATTTAAATTCTTTTTTTGTTTCTAAATTTTCATCTTCTTTGTTTACTCTTCAAGATATAGAGTATAAAACTAATGTTCTTGCATTTATCTTTTTAAGTTTAAGCTTAATAGCTTCTTTTGTTTGGTCAAGTGTTTATCTTGGTAAACATTGGCTATGGGATCAAAAACAGATAGCTTTATTTATTTTATGGATTTTTTATGGTATTTTACTTCATTTTAGAATAATTAAACATAAGACAGGGAAAAAAGCCTCCTATTTAACCTTAATAGGAAGCTTTATTGCAGTAATAGTATTTTGGTTTATTAAACATCCTGCTTATTAA
- the thiL gene encoding thiamine-phosphate kinase encodes MKHIGEFQLIKQLTKILEIKDKNVLVGFGDDCACVNVESKKLVFTADIQIENVHFLKDKVKPTQLGWKLISVNVSDVVACGGVPKWAVISIAVPKNINIKWLKEVYEGIKKALDFYKFDIIGGNTSSSSEIIFDLFLTGETEKFVSRSGAKPGDYVFISGHTGLSRAGLELLLMDKKDYEDFEKRLIKTHLEPVARIDLQEKISRYATACIDISDGLVGDLGHISENSKVKIILEKEKIPISADLEKYCKKYNKNPYDYILYGGEDYQLAFTIKKEDIIHFKNEFLIGIVEKGEGIYLDNKKLKEKGFEHI; translated from the coding sequence ATGAAACATATAGGAGAGTTCCAACTTATAAAACAGCTTACAAAGATATTAGAAATAAAAGATAAGAATGTTTTAGTTGGTTTTGGAGATGATTGTGCTTGTGTTAATGTAGAAAGTAAGAAATTAGTTTTTACAGCAGATATACAGATAGAAAATGTGCATTTTCTAAAAGATAAAGTTAAACCTACCCAACTTGGCTGGAAACTCATATCTGTAAATGTAAGTGATGTTGTAGCTTGTGGAGGAGTTCCAAAATGGGCAGTTATTTCTATAGCAGTTCCTAAAAATATTAATATAAAATGGCTTAAAGAAGTATATGAAGGAATAAAAAAAGCTTTAGATTTTTATAAATTTGATATTATTGGTGGAAACACTTCTTCTTCTTCGGAAATAATATTTGATTTGTTTTTAACAGGAGAAACTGAAAAATTTGTATCAAGATCAGGAGCAAAACCAGGAGATTATGTTTTTATATCAGGACATACAGGACTATCAAGGGCAGGACTTGAACTTTTATTAATGGATAAAAAAGATTATGAAGATTTTGAGAAAAGACTTATAAAAACCCATCTTGAGCCAGTAGCAAGAATAGATTTACAAGAGAAAATATCAAGATATGCAACAGCTTGCATAGATATTAGTGATGGCCTTGTTGGAGATTTAGGACATATATCAGAAAATAGTAAAGTAAAAATAATTTTAGAAAAAGAAAAAATTCCTATATCTGCAGATTTAGAAAAATATTGCAAAAAATACAATAAAAATCCTTATGATTATATTTTATATGGTGGAGAGGATTATCAGCTTGCATTTACAATAAAAAAAGAAGATATAATCCATTTTAAAAATGAGTTCTTAATAGGAATAGTAGAAAAAGGAGAAGGTATATATTTAGATAATAAGAAATTAAAAGAAAAAGGCTTTGAACATATCTAA
- a CDS encoding YifB family Mg chelatase-like AAA ATPase: MLSIIKSGGVLGIDGYIVDVEVSLSKGLPQFLTVGLPDTAVKESKERVKSAITNSGFNFPSKKIVVNLAPADIQKQGTLYDLPIAIGILNNTGIINSDLEKTAFIGELALDGKLRKVKGVLPIALKLKEEGFERIILPGENENEAGLVKDLKVYGFNHLKEIVDFLNGNISKNPVKIDIDSIFNIEENSLLDFKDVKGQYSVKKALEIAAAGFHNLLMIGSPGSGKTMLARRFISILPPLTFEEAIETTKIHSVAGELNDFIIRTRPFIEAHHTASDVSIIGGGTIPKPGLVSLAHNGVLFLDELPEFKRNVLEVLRQPLEDKKVSVSRASGKFEFPANFQLIAAANPCPCGYKTDPYKECTCSQNQIKRYLGKISGPLLDRIDILVNVMPVKTEDLSKKEEGESSKNIRERVLKAVEIQKERFKDLPINFNSQMSSSMVDKFVNLKPEAENILKTYINRYKLTARSYYKILKVSRTLADLENKNQVETKHIIEAINYKVSEDIFS; the protein is encoded by the coding sequence ATGCTTTCTATTATAAAAAGTGGTGGAGTTTTAGGAATAGATGGATATATAGTTGATGTAGAAGTTTCTTTGTCTAAAGGACTTCCTCAATTTTTAACTGTAGGACTTCCAGATACTGCAGTTAAAGAAAGTAAAGAAAGAGTAAAATCAGCAATTACAAATTCAGGATTTAATTTCCCTTCTAAGAAGATAGTTGTAAATCTTGCACCGGCAGATATTCAAAAACAAGGAACTTTGTATGATCTTCCAATTGCAATAGGAATTTTAAATAATACAGGAATTATAAACTCAGATTTAGAAAAAACAGCATTTATTGGTGAGCTTGCTTTAGATGGAAAATTAAGAAAAGTAAAAGGGGTATTACCAATAGCATTAAAACTAAAGGAAGAAGGTTTTGAGAGAATTATATTACCAGGAGAAAATGAAAATGAAGCAGGACTTGTAAAAGATTTAAAAGTTTATGGATTTAATCATCTAAAAGAGATAGTAGACTTTTTAAATGGAAATATATCTAAAAATCCAGTAAAAATTGATATAGATTCTATTTTTAATATAGAAGAAAATTCTTTACTTGATTTTAAAGATGTAAAAGGGCAATACTCTGTAAAAAAAGCTTTAGAAATAGCTGCAGCAGGTTTTCATAATCTTTTAATGATAGGTTCGCCAGGAAGTGGAAAAACAATGCTTGCAAGAAGATTTATAAGTATATTACCACCTCTTACCTTTGAAGAAGCTATAGAAACAACTAAAATACATAGTGTAGCAGGAGAGTTAAATGATTTTATAATAAGAACTAGACCATTTATAGAAGCTCACCATACAGCTTCTGATGTTTCAATCATAGGTGGTGGAACTATACCAAAACCGGGACTTGTAAGTTTAGCTCATAATGGAGTTTTATTCTTAGATGAACTTCCTGAATTTAAAAGAAATGTTTTAGAAGTTTTAAGGCAACCTCTTGAAGATAAAAAAGTATCTGTTTCAAGGGCATCTGGTAAATTTGAATTTCCTGCAAACTTTCAGCTTATAGCGGCAGCCAATCCTTGTCCTTGTGGATATAAAACAGATCCTTATAAAGAATGTACATGTAGTCAAAATCAGATAAAAAGATATTTAGGAAAAATTTCAGGACCTTTACTTGATAGAATAGATATTCTTGTAAATGTAATGCCTGTAAAAACAGAAGATTTATCTAAAAAAGAAGAAGGAGAATCTTCTAAAAATATAAGAGAAAGAGTTTTAAAAGCGGTAGAAATTCAAAAAGAAAGATTTAAAGATTTACCAATTAATTTTAACTCTCAAATGAGTTCATCAATGGTTGATAAATTTGTAAATCTTAAACCAGAAGCTGAAAATATTTTAAAAACATATATAAATAGATATAAGCTTACTGCAAGATCTTATTATAAGATTTTAAAAGTTTCAAGAACATTAGCAGACCTTGAAAATAAAAATCAAGTTGAAACAAAGCATATAATAGAAGCTATAAATTATAAAGTTAGTGAAGATATATTTTCATAG
- a CDS encoding ferritin-like domain-containing protein → MAQKGISIIRGLDVDELIKLLNKAYADEWLAYYQYYIEAKVIKGIMKDAVIAELNQHAADELRHAGLLADRIIQLGGTPLLNPKDWLEQTNCGYITPTDFDVLKILEDAIEGERCAIDIYSKIADITNGKDIVTYDIVKQILEDEVEHEEDLVALQEDITSFIKQLKGE, encoded by the coding sequence ATGGCACAAAAAGGAATTTCAATCATAAGAGGATTAGATGTTGATGAATTAATTAAACTTCTAAACAAAGCTTATGCTGATGAATGGCTTGCTTATTACCAGTACTACATTGAAGCAAAAGTAATAAAAGGTATTATGAAAGATGCAGTTATAGCAGAGTTAAATCAACATGCAGCAGATGAGTTAAGACATGCAGGACTTCTTGCTGATAGAATTATTCAACTTGGTGGAACGCCTCTATTAAATCCTAAGGATTGGTTAGAGCAAACAAATTGTGGTTATATCACCCCTACTGATTTTGATGTTCTAAAAATATTAGAAGATGCAATAGAAGGTGAAAGATGTGCAATAGATATATATAGTAAAATAGCAGACATTACAAACGGAAAAGATATTGTAACTTATGATATTGTAAAGCAGATTTTAGAAGATGAAGTAGAGCATGAAGAAGATCTTGTAGCTCTTCAAGAAGATATAACTTCATTTATAAAACAGTTAAAAGGCGAGTAA
- a CDS encoding KdsC family phosphatase yields MLKEKALKIKMFLMDVDGVLTDGKVIYDSKGNELKSFNIKDGLAIGLLHKAGIKTGIITGRNSPMVERRANELKINEVFQGKRKKIDTYNNIKEKYSLKDEEILYIGDDLVDIPVLKKVGFPVAVADAVEDVKNFCIYITEKKGGEGAVREVVELILKLRDEYEKIIKEFTDA; encoded by the coding sequence ATGTTAAAAGAAAAAGCTTTAAAAATCAAGATGTTTCTTATGGATGTAGATGGAGTATTAACTGATGGTAAAGTAATATATGATTCTAAAGGAAATGAACTAAAATCCTTTAATATAAAAGATGGCCTTGCTATAGGACTTTTACATAAGGCAGGAATAAAAACAGGGATTATTACAGGAAGAAACTCTCCTATGGTAGAAAGAAGAGCAAATGAACTAAAAATTAATGAGGTTTTTCAAGGTAAAAGAAAAAAGATAGATACTTATAATAATATAAAAGAAAAATATTCATTAAAAGATGAAGAGATTTTATATATAGGTGATGATTTAGTAGATATTCCTGTTTTAAAAAAAGTGGGTTTTCCTGTAGCAGTAGCTGATGCTGTAGAAGATGTGAAAAATTTCTGTATATATATTACAGAAAAGAAAGGAGGAGAAGGGGCTGTTAGAGAGGTAGTAGAACTAATCTTAAAACTAAGAGATGAGTATGAAAAAATTATAAAGGAATTTACAGATGCTTGA
- a CDS encoding MATE family efflux transporter — translation MLNSDIKKILIIAIPAALNNLLDMLQVLVDMIFVGRISPVAIAAVGLSMNFLWVIYAFITIFSVSTNALVARFFGAKDFQNLEKVISVNLVLALIFSIFVAIFVLVFAYDFFFLFGKDKQLTESATDYMHIQAIAFPFLFAGAVFASTSNGFGDTKTPLLIGIAGNILNTFLDYCLVLGNLGFPRLEILGASIATTIADIFEVLIYIFLIFYKNLFKISFSFSKDIAKRSLKLGIPTGIERFVSSISFMFFIWIIAQYGTYVLAGYQIGLRVEGLAFMIGFGFSIAAMTLVGQSIGEGNLDKAYRLGIKSAIISGLIMQFIGIFMFFYPEIFISIFTQDPKTVKEASLYLKVVAVSQFPLAIDFVLSGALRGAGATKIAMFVNTGSLWLFRIIPSLILTLFFKNLIYVYLIIIAETFIKAFIIWYIFKKGKWKKIEG, via the coding sequence ATGTTAAATTCTGATATAAAAAAGATTCTTATTATTGCAATTCCTGCAGCTTTAAATAATCTTCTTGATATGCTACAGGTTCTTGTAGATATGATATTTGTAGGTAGAATATCGCCTGTAGCTATAGCAGCTGTTGGACTTAGTATGAATTTTTTATGGGTTATTTATGCATTTATTACTATTTTTAGTGTTAGTACAAATGCTCTTGTAGCAAGATTTTTTGGAGCTAAAGATTTTCAAAATTTAGAAAAAGTAATATCAGTAAATCTTGTTCTTGCTTTGATATTTTCTATCTTTGTTGCTATTTTTGTATTAGTATTTGCCTATGATTTTTTCTTTTTATTTGGAAAAGATAAACAGCTTACAGAATCTGCAACAGACTATATGCATATACAAGCTATAGCATTCCCTTTTTTATTTGCAGGAGCAGTTTTTGCTTCTACATCTAATGGGTTTGGAGATACAAAAACACCCCTTTTAATAGGTATAGCTGGTAATATATTAAATACTTTTCTTGATTACTGTCTAGTACTTGGGAATTTAGGTTTCCCAAGACTTGAGATCTTAGGAGCTTCAATAGCAACTACAATTGCTGATATATTTGAAGTATTAATTTATATTTTTCTTATTTTTTATAAAAATTTATTTAAAATCAGTTTTTCTTTTAGTAAAGATATTGCCAAAAGAAGTTTAAAACTTGGAATACCAACAGGAATTGAAAGATTTGTAAGTAGTATATCTTTTATGTTTTTTATCTGGATAATTGCTCAGTATGGTACTTATGTTCTTGCAGGTTATCAGATAGGTCTTAGGGTAGAAGGACTTGCTTTTATGATAGGATTTGGATTTTCTATAGCAGCTATGACTCTTGTAGGTCAATCTATTGGTGAAGGAAATCTTGATAAAGCTTATAGATTAGGTATCAAATCAGCTATTATTTCAGGTTTAATTATGCAATTTATAGGAATTTTTATGTTTTTTTATCCTGAAATTTTTATTTCAATATTTACACAAGACCCAAAAACAGTAAAAGAAGCATCTTTATATCTAAAAGTAGTTGCAGTTTCTCAATTTCCTCTTGCAATAGATTTTGTTTTAAGTGGTGCATTAAGAGGAGCAGGAGCTACAAAAATTGCTATGTTTGTAAATACAGGAAGCTTATGGTTATTTAGAATAATTCCATCTTTAATTTTAACTTTATTTTTTAAAAATTTAATTTATGTTTATTTAATAATAATAGCTGAAACTTTTATAAAAGCTTTCATAATATGGTATATTTTCAAAAAAGGAAAATGGAAAAAGATAGAGGGGTAA
- the pyrE gene encoding orotate phosphoribosyltransferase, producing MNYKDRLETLIKERALKIADKPIFKLSSGKMSTYYMDLRTITLDPEGGYIIGNIIYEMIKDKNPDAIGGLTLGADPISYATALVSYLNKNPIKPFVVRKEPKGHGTGKQIEGNVKEGDNVFIVEDVVTTAGSSLKAAKVAKEAGLNVLGIIAIVDREEGGEENIKEEGFNFYPLFKISQFLNKQDV from the coding sequence ATGAATTACAAAGATAGATTGGAAACCTTAATCAAAGAAAGAGCATTAAAGATAGCAGATAAACCTATTTTTAAACTTTCTTCTGGAAAAATGAGTACATATTATATGGATTTAAGAACTATTACCCTTGATCCTGAAGGTGGTTATATTATAGGTAATATTATTTATGAAATGATTAAAGATAAAAATCCTGATGCTATTGGTGGCTTAACCCTTGGAGCAGATCCAATATCTTATGCCACTGCATTAGTTTCTTATTTAAATAAAAATCCAATAAAACCTTTTGTAGTCAGAAAAGAACCAAAAGGACATGGTACAGGAAAACAGATAGAAGGGAACGTTAAAGAAGGAGATAATGTTTTTATTGTTGAGGATGTAGTAACAACTGCTGGTTCATCTTTAAAAGCAGCAAAAGTAGCAAAAGAAGCAGGATTAAATGTTTTAGGTATAATAGCAATTGTTGATAGGGAAGAGGGAGGAGAAGAAAATATAAAAGAAGAAGGGTTTAACTTTTATCCTCTTTTTAAAATTTCCCAATTTCTTAATAAGCAGGATGTTTAA
- a CDS encoding ABC transporter substrate-binding protein, with protein MKDSLKYIILAFSSIVLFFLPFYLVTPDDSKIKNDVIKKVDVSKFNPQIGIEGGILKRALSGDPKTFNPAMAQETTSTAVIGDLFNGLTKTDIKTLLPKPDLAEKWERNKDGTVWYFYIRKNAYWFDGKPVTADDIVFTYNEIYYNPDIPTSAKDVLTVAGKPFKVEKVSEKIVKFSLPKPFAPFLQALGQPILPKHILEKYVKNKTFPSAWNINTDPKNIIGTGKYKLVEYKPGQIAIYKRNELYWEKDKKGQKLPYILKIKAQIISDPDVQLIKFLSGETDIYGVRPSDLPQLVPKAKEKDFTIYNLGATPAITFIVFNQNPNAPIPKYKLKWFQNKKFRQAISYAVDRKGIINLVYNGLAYPIYTAVTPANRRLFDENYYPKYPYNLKKAKELLISIGFKEGKDGYLYDKEGHKLEFTLITNSGNKERESIGNILKDDLKKIGIEVNFQTLDFNNLVSKLMSSHDFEAVIIGLTGILDPYFGQNVWLSSGHLHMWYPNEKKPATKWEAEIDNLFKKAAIELDPKKRDMLYKKAFKIIGEYQPMIFIAAPEELIAVRNKLKNVFPTVWGWYKDEMVYIKQ; from the coding sequence ATGAAGGATAGCTTAAAATATATTATTCTTGCTTTTTCTTCTATAGTTTTATTTTTCCTTCCTTTTTATTTAGTAACTCCTGATGATTCAAAAATAAAAAATGATGTAATAAAAAAAGTAGATGTTTCTAAATTTAATCCTCAGATTGGAATAGAAGGTGGAATATTAAAAAGAGCTTTATCAGGAGATCCTAAAACATTTAATCCTGCAATGGCCCAAGAAACAACATCTACTGCAGTAATTGGAGATCTATTTAATGGTCTTACAAAAACAGATATTAAAACTCTTTTACCTAAGCCAGATTTAGCAGAAAAATGGGAAAGAAACAAAGATGGAACTGTTTGGTATTTTTATATTAGAAAGAATGCTTACTGGTTTGATGGAAAGCCAGTAACTGCAGATGATATAGTATTTACTTATAATGAAATTTATTATAATCCAGATATTCCAACATCTGCCAAAGATGTTTTAACAGTTGCAGGAAAGCCTTTTAAAGTAGAAAAAGTAAGTGAAAAAATAGTTAAATTCAGTCTTCCAAAACCTTTTGCACCATTTTTACAAGCACTAGGACAGCCAATACTTCCAAAACATATTCTTGAAAAATATGTAAAAAATAAAACATTTCCATCTGCTTGGAATATAAATACTGACCCGAAAAATATAATAGGAACTGGAAAATATAAACTTGTAGAATATAAACCCGGACAGATAGCTATTTATAAAAGAAATGAGCTTTACTGGGAAAAAGATAAAAAAGGACAAAAACTTCCATATATATTAAAAATAAAAGCTCAAATAATATCTGATCCAGATGTACAGCTAATAAAATTTTTATCAGGAGAAACAGATATATATGGAGTAAGACCTTCCGACTTACCACAACTTGTACCAAAAGCAAAAGAAAAAGATTTTACAATCTATAATCTTGGAGCAACCCCTGCAATAACTTTTATAGTTTTTAATCAAAATCCAAATGCACCAATTCCTAAGTACAAACTAAAATGGTTTCAAAATAAAAAATTTAGACAAGCTATTTCTTATGCGGTAGATAGAAAAGGAATAATAAATCTTGTTTATAATGGACTTGCTTATCCAATATATACTGCAGTAACACCTGCAAACAGAAGATTGTTTGATGAAAATTACTATCCTAAATATCCTTATAACTTAAAAAAAGCAAAAGAGCTACTTATATCTATTGGATTTAAAGAAGGTAAAGATGGTTATTTATATGATAAAGAAGGACATAAACTGGAATTTACTTTAATTACTAATTCTGGAAATAAAGAAAGAGAATCTATTGGAAATATATTAAAAGATGATTTAAAAAAGATAGGAATAGAAGTTAATTTCCAAACTCTTGATTTTAATAATCTTGTTTCAAAGCTTATGAGTTCTCATGATTTTGAAGCAGTGATAATAGGACTTACAGGAATTTTAGATCCATATTTTGGACAAAATGTATGGCTTTCATCAGGACATCTTCATATGTGGTATCCAAATGAAAAAAAACCAGCTACAAAATGGGAAGCAGAAATAGATAATCTTTTTAAAAAAGCTGCTATTGAACTAGATCCAAAAAAAAGAGATATGCTTTACAAAAAAGCATTTAAAATAATAGGAGAATATCAACCAATGATATTTATTGCCGCCCCAGAAGAACTCATAGCAGTAAGAAATAAACTAAAAAATGTTTTCCCTACAGTTTGGGGTTGGTATAAAGATGAAATGGTTTATATAAAACAATGA
- a CDS encoding class I SAM-dependent methyltransferase, with amino-acid sequence MLEDKKRWNKKYLEEKLPEEPSQIVKDFYNIAKKGKALDIACGTGRNSIFLQEKGFEVDAVDISDVAINKLKEKNPNINAIVADLDNYQIPENRYELIININFLNRNLIPKIKDGLKKDGVIIFETFVLNEESKTKDFYLRENELLRLFIDFYVVFYQEKDVIRNDGRKGRKAYLVAVKKC; translated from the coding sequence ATGCTTGAAGATAAAAAAAGATGGAATAAAAAATATTTAGAAGAAAAATTACCTGAAGAACCTTCCCAAATTGTAAAAGATTTTTATAATATAGCTAAAAAAGGTAAAGCATTAGATATTGCCTGTGGAACTGGTAGAAATTCTATTTTTCTGCAAGAAAAAGGTTTTGAAGTTGATGCAGTAGATATTTCAGATGTGGCTATCAATAAACTAAAAGAAAAAAATCCTAATATAAATGCTATTGTAGCTGATTTAGATAATTATCAAATACCTGAAAATAGATATGAGCTGATAATAAATATTAATTTCCTAAATAGAAATTTAATTCCAAAGATAAAGGATGGATTAAAAAAAGATGGAGTAATAATATTTGAAACATTTGTTTTAAATGAAGAATCTAAAACAAAAGATTTTTATTTAAGAGAAAATGAGCTTTTAAGATTATTTATTGATTTTTATGTGGTTTTTTATCAAGAAAAAGATGTAATAAGAAATGATGGTAGAAAAGGTAGAAAAGCCTATTTAGTTGCAGTTAAAAAATGTTAA
- a CDS encoding inositol-3-phosphate synthase — MKLWLFGIYGIVGTTAIAGNKAIEKGISEKTGLVSELPDFEGLANFSPLSFDEIGGHDIRNIESNLYEELFKHWEENQHFDYRILKQLKEDLEKIKAKKGTALNCGEGVLEELKPIESLENENLSLEEIVDKLEKDLLEFKDEETVAINVASTEPTIEYDENIHGNIENFEKAIKENKKEKFTASMLYAYVCLKNKIPYANFTPSIGSNIQALKQLAEENNVPHAGNDGKTGETLVKTTLAPMFAYRNLKVLGWMGYNILGDLDGKVLAHKENKESKIVSKDKVIGKILGYYPYTITEINFFPSLKDNKTAFDFIHYEGFLGTKMKFYFTWDAIDAIVAAPLVIDIARFLNFAKKKGQKGVIKELAFFFKSPMETDIYNTHTQYQMLVEWFNKLKNEG, encoded by the coding sequence ATGAAATTATGGCTTTTCGGTATTTATGGAATAGTTGGAACTACTGCAATTGCTGGAAATAAAGCAATTGAAAAAGGAATTTCAGAAAAAACAGGGCTTGTAAGCGAACTTCCAGATTTTGAAGGTTTGGCAAATTTTTCTCCTTTAAGTTTTGATGAAATTGGCGGACATGATATAAGAAATATAGAAAGTAATCTATATGAAGAGTTATTCAAACACTGGGAAGAAAACCAACATTTTGATTATAGAATCTTAAAACAGTTAAAAGAAGATTTAGAAAAAATAAAAGCCAAAAAAGGTACTGCTTTAAACTGTGGAGAAGGTGTTTTAGAAGAACTAAAACCTATAGAAAGTCTTGAGAATGAAAATCTTTCTTTAGAAGAGATAGTAGATAAACTAGAAAAAGATTTATTAGAGTTTAAAGATGAAGAAACAGTAGCTATAAATGTAGCATCTACAGAGCCTACTATAGAATATGATGAAAATATTCATGGAAATATAGAAAATTTTGAAAAAGCAATAAAAGAAAATAAAAAAGAAAAATTTACTGCATCTATGCTTTATGCTTATGTTTGTTTAAAAAATAAAATACCTTATGCTAATTTTACTCCAAGTATAGGTTCTAATATCCAAGCATTAAAACAGCTTGCAGAAGAAAATAATGTTCCACATGCAGGCAATGATGGAAAAACTGGAGAAACTCTTGTAAAAACAACTTTAGCTCCTATGTTTGCATATAGGAATTTAAAAGTTTTAGGTTGGATGGGATATAATATTCTTGGTGATTTAGATGGTAAAGTTTTAGCTCATAAAGAAAATAAAGAAAGCAAAATAGTATCTAAGGATAAAGTTATAGGTAAAATTCTTGGTTATTATCCTTATACAATAACAGAAATAAACTTTTTTCCATCTTTAAAAGATAATAAAACTGCTTTTGATTTTATCCATTATGAAGGATTCTTAGGTACAAAAATGAAATTTTACTTTACCTGGGATGCAATAGATGCTATTGTAGCAGCTCCTCTTGTAATTGATATAGCAAGATTTTTAAATTTTGCAAAGAAAAAAGGACAGAAAGGAGTAATAAAAGAACTTGCATTTTTCTTTAAATCTCCTATGGAAACTGATATTTACAATACTCATACTCAATATCAAATGCTTGTAGAATGGTTTAATAAATTGAAAAATGAAGGATAG